The sequence ACCTGTAGCTTCCGGACGAATCAGTGAACCACCCCAATCGAGGCCTTTGCCGGTAAGAACACCGGTGAACTCGTTGCGAATCCTTTTGTACTGTCCGAACATGAAACCAATTTCGCGTCCACCAACACCGATGTCACCGGCGGGAACGTCAGTGTCGGGGCCGATATGGCGCTGAAGCTCTGTCATGAATGCCTGGCAGAATTTCATCACTTCATTATCGCTCTTTCCTTTAGGATCGAAATCTGAACCGCCTTTACCACCGCCCATTGGCAGGGTTGTCAGGCTGTTTTTAAATACCTGCTCGAAAGCAAGGAATTTAAGAATACCAAGGTTTACCGTAGGGTGGAAACGCAGACCGCCTTTGTAAGGGCCAATGGCGCTGTTCATCTCAATCCTGTAACCACGGTTAATCTGTGCTTCTCCTTTGTCATCAAGCCATGCAACGCGGAACATAATTACGCGCTCGGGCTCAACAATGCGCTCGAGAATACCGTTGTATTTCGGGTTTTCTTCGATAAACGGGAACAGTGATTCCACTACTTCCTGTACTGCCTGGTGAAATTCAGCTTCTGAAGGGTTTTTGGCAATCACCTTTGCCATGAATTTGTTTACTTTGTCCTGATTTGAACTCATTGTCTAATCTCCTATTTAGGTTTAGTTTGAAAAAGGTTTGTCTTAAAAATGTGACACAAAGTAATTGAAAAAATATGTCCGTTCAACATTTTTTAATTATTTTTTTAATTGCTAACTAATTTAGGCATAATTAATTAATACACGTATTTGCATTAAATGAAATACTTATAGACAATAGGTAAAATACGTATAATAAAATAAGTAAAACGCGTATAATTATCCTTCGCTTCTCCACACCTTTATTAATATATTTGGATGCACAATACTGACTAGAATGCTCGATTAATAGTCTCAGTGCATAAAGTTGCCGGATTTGAGTAATTCACATAGTAATTACAGCTCAATTTTAACTATTGGTGTATGGACGAGGTAATAGATAACCAGAAACGATTGCAACGGCTTCTTGCTGAAAATACGGAGCGTTTGAAAGAGCTTGCCTGCATCAATCAGGCCACCCAGATATTAAAAGATACAAAACCGGTCGAAGAGCTGTTGGCTCAGTTATGTCTGATATTGCCCAAAGCATGGCAGTATCCGGAATTTACCAATGCCCGTATTCACTTTGATGGCCGTGACTATCGCACACCAAGATTTTGCGCAACTGAATATAAACAGAACCAGCACTTCGAAACCATTGACGACCGTCGGGGTTTTATTGAAATATGCTATACCAAAGAGTTTCCTGAATGTGATGAAGGCCCTTTTCTGAAAGAAGAACGCAATCTGCTGAACAATCTGGCGAATATAATTTCTGGCAATCTCAACAGCACAATTGCTAAAACAATCCTGAAAAAAGGGAAAGCAACAGGACCTGTACTTCACGAACCGCTTGAGAAGCAGAAATCAAATATTACAGGTCAACAGCTCTTGCAGCGATATCTTAACAAGCAAAATTATGACCGCAATGTTTTTCACGATTTGATGACATTCAAAGTACGCGAAATACTTCTTATTGCCAACTTGTATGATGCGTATAACATTGAGAAGGAAGGACGTTTTGCGGAGCATATTCTGGGCGAATATTACCAGTTGAATCTTACTTCAATGCCTCGCGTAACAGGCGTTTCATCATCTGAAGAAGCATTCGAACAACTGCGGTCAAAACATTATGACCTCATAATTTTCATGATGGGTTCCGATAAGGATACACCTATTGCGCTGAGTAAACAGATTAAGGAGGAGTTCTCGTACATTCCCATCTTTATCCTGCTTAATAACAACAGTGATATTGAAACGTATGAGAGCAACAAAGAGGTTCAGGCAAGTATTGATAAAATATTTGTTTGGAATGGAGAACCCAAGGTTTTCTTTGCGATGGTGAAATATCTCGAAGACAAAGTAAACGTTGAAAATGATACGCGCATGGGACTGGTGCGTGTGGTGCTGCTTGTAGAAGATTCGGCACGCTACTATTCCCGTTATCTGCCGTTGCTCTACGCCAATGTGCTCGAACAAACCAAACGTATTATTGAAGACGTAAACTCCGACGAATTGTTGAAAGTACTGCGGCTACGGGCTCGTCCGAAGATTTTGCTTGCGCGGAATTATGAGGAGGCCATTGATATTTTTAATAAGTACAAGGAATACATGCTGTGCCTTATCACCGATATGAAGTTTGATAAGGACGAAATACTCGATGAAAATGCGGGTGCACATCTGGTTCAATATGTCAGGCAGCAAATCAAAGATTTGCCGACCATTGTTCAGTCATCGGATCCGCGAAATGCATCTAAAGCGTTTGAACTGAAATCGGTATTTATTGATAAAAATTCGCCTACACTGTTACAGGATATCCAGAGTTTTATTACGCATTATCTTGGTTTTGGAAACTTCATTTACAAAAATGCCGATGGTTCGCAAATCTCTATTGCCCGCTCTCTGCGCGAGTTTGAAGTGCAACTCAGGACGGTTCCCGATGAATCACTTATTTATCATGCCCGCCGCGATCATTTTTCGTTGTGGCTGATGGCGCGTGGTGAAGTGCAGCTGGCAAAGTATATCAATCCTTACAAAGTTCAGGATTTTAAAACAAGTAACGACCTGCGCGAATTCATGCTGAATGCCATTCAGAAGCATCGCAGCGAACAGAACCGGGGTAAAGTAATTGCATTTGAAGAAACCGATACGCTTGAAGAAAGCAGCATTGTAAGTCTCGCATCCGGCTCTCTTGGCGGAAAGGGAAGGGGCGTGGCATTTATCAACACGCTCATTTATAATTTTGATTTTCATCAGCTGGTGCCGAATATCAACGTACGATGCCCTAAAACACTCATTATTGGCACTGATGAGTTCGATTATTTTCTCGATAGGAATCATTTGCGAAATACTGTAATTGAAGAAACAGATTACAATGTTACAAAGCAAATGTTCATGGCCGGACGCCTGAGTGAGGGGCTGATTAAGAAACTGAAAAAAATTCTTAAACTCACTGAAAAGCCTCTCGCGGTAAGGTCTTCCGGATTATTTGAAGAT is a genomic window of Bacteroidota bacterium containing:
- a CDS encoding PEP/pyruvate-binding domain-containing protein, with the protein product MDEVIDNQKRLQRLLAENTERLKELACINQATQILKDTKPVEELLAQLCLILPKAWQYPEFTNARIHFDGRDYRTPRFCATEYKQNQHFETIDDRRGFIEICYTKEFPECDEGPFLKEERNLLNNLANIISGNLNSTIAKTILKKGKATGPVLHEPLEKQKSNITGQQLLQRYLNKQNYDRNVFHDLMTFKVREILLIANLYDAYNIEKEGRFAEHILGEYYQLNLTSMPRVTGVSSSEEAFEQLRSKHYDLIIFMMGSDKDTPIALSKQIKEEFSYIPIFILLNNNSDIETYESNKEVQASIDKIFVWNGEPKVFFAMVKYLEDKVNVENDTRMGLVRVVLLVEDSARYYSRYLPLLYANVLEQTKRIIEDVNSDELLKVLRLRARPKILLARNYEEAIDIFNKYKEYMLCLITDMKFDKDEILDENAGAHLVQYVRQQIKDLPTIVQSSDPRNASKAFELKSVFIDKNSPTLLQDIQSFITHYLGFGNFIYKNADGSQISIARSLREFEVQLRTVPDESLIYHARRDHFSLWLMARGEVQLAKYINPYKVQDFKTSNDLREFMLNAIQKHRSEQNRGKVIAFEETDTLEESSIVSLASGSLGGKGRGVAFINTLIYNFDFHQLVPNINVRCPKTLIIGTDEFDYFLDRNHLRNTVIEETDYNVTKQMFMAGRLSEGLIKKLKKILKLTEKPLAVRSSGLFEDSLMQPFAGIFETYLLPNCHPDIEVRLKQLADAIKLVYASVYSKVARGYVEAINYKIEDERMAIVLQEVVGNRYEDVHYPHISGVAQSYNYYPFAHMKPEEGFAVAALGLGTYVVEGERAYRFSPKYPTTDINSSKDQYKNSQVNFYAVDLKDKNLNLLDGEDAGLVKLEIEDAERHGNMRHCASVYDAESERIVPGLSQPGPRIVNFANILKYNYIPLAETLQVVLDIVKEAMGSPVEIEFAVDLNKDSRNRASFYLLQIKPLIGNADDYVVNMDDIPKNSILLYAEKSMGNGRIDLVSDVIYIPKERFDKSKTQEMAAEIEKLNAIMIAENKKYVLIGPGRWGTRDKFIGVPVNWPQISAAKVIVETSLEDFPLDASSGSHFFHNVTSMNVGYLSVQPELTGSYISWNMLSALPAIHDTTYFRHVRFEKHMAIRMDGKKRISVITAE